The Bacteroidetes bacterium SB0662_bin_6 genome has a segment encoding these proteins:
- a CDS encoding adenosylhomocysteinase, whose amino-acid sequence MDYKKGAYKVHDLGLADSGRRDIAWAESRMPVLMRLREHYAESKPFEGYRITGCLHVTKETAVLVETFAACGADVAWSGCNPLSTNDEVAAALAQAGIEIYAWHGQSVEDFYWSIDRTLDIPPHLTLDDGADLIFRVHNAFPELADHIVGGSEETTTGVHRLRAMAADGKLLYPVYAVNDAETKWDFDNVYGTGQSTLDGILRASSILIAGKNFVVAGYGHCGRGVAMRAKGLGANVIVTEVRPTVALKATLEGCRVMTMDEAAAVGDVFVTATGMKDVIRGRHFASMKEGAVVCNTGHYDVELNLEELAELSEKTSRVRADNREYLLKNGRTIYVLADGRLVNLAAAEGHPSEVMDMSFANQFNAHLKLVRTHQRGEHLENTVIDLPEALDQEIASVKLETMGISIDKLTDEQTAYATDYSAGT is encoded by the coding sequence CAAACCGTTCGAGGGATACCGGATTACCGGGTGCCTCCATGTCACCAAAGAGACCGCTGTGCTGGTTGAGACGTTCGCCGCGTGCGGTGCGGATGTGGCGTGGTCGGGATGCAATCCGCTCAGCACCAACGACGAGGTGGCCGCCGCCCTGGCGCAGGCCGGCATCGAGATCTACGCATGGCATGGACAAAGCGTGGAGGATTTCTACTGGAGCATCGACCGGACGCTGGATATCCCGCCCCATCTGACGCTCGACGACGGCGCCGATCTGATCTTCCGGGTGCATAATGCTTTTCCGGAACTGGCGGACCACATCGTCGGGGGCAGCGAGGAGACGACGACGGGGGTGCACCGCCTGCGCGCCATGGCCGCCGACGGGAAATTGCTGTATCCCGTGTATGCCGTCAACGATGCGGAAACCAAGTGGGATTTCGATAATGTGTACGGCACCGGACAAAGCACGCTGGACGGGATTCTGCGCGCGTCCTCCATTCTTATCGCCGGCAAGAATTTTGTCGTGGCCGGATACGGGCACTGCGGACGCGGGGTCGCGATGCGGGCGAAAGGATTGGGAGCCAATGTGATCGTCACGGAAGTCCGCCCCACCGTGGCTCTCAAGGCCACGCTGGAAGGTTGCCGGGTGATGACGATGGACGAGGCGGCCGCCGTCGGCGACGTGTTCGTAACCGCGACGGGCATGAAGGACGTGATTCGCGGGCGTCACTTCGCCTCCATGAAGGAAGGCGCCGTGGTGTGCAATACCGGGCACTACGACGTCGAACTCAATCTCGAGGAATTGGCCGAATTATCCGAAAAAACGTCCCGGGTCCGCGCCGACAACCGCGAGTATCTGCTGAAGAACGGCAGGACCATTTATGTGCTTGCGGACGGCCGGCTCGTCAATCTGGCCGCTGCCGAGGGGCACCCCTCCGAAGTGATGGACATGAGCTTTGCGAATCAGTTCAATGCGCATCTCAAGCTTGTCCGGACGCACCAGCGGGGAGAGCACCTCGAAAACACGGTCATCGACTTGCCCGAAGCGCTCGATCAGGAAATCGCTTCCGTCAAACTGGAAACGATGGGTATTTCGATAGACAAACTCACCGACGAACAGACGGCGTACGCTACGGATTACTCCGCCGGAACGTAG
- a CDS encoding ferredoxin family protein — MPYVVAEPCINCRYTDCVEVCPVDCFYQGPNFLVIHPEECIDCNACVPVCPTEAIYADDELPEEWAHYLEWNEHLANQWRDLGYNITEKIEGLPDAEEWEGKEKSEEDILTWETD; from the coding sequence ATGCCGTACGTCGTTGCAGAACCGTGTATCAATTGCAGATATACCGATTGCGTAGAGGTCTGTCCTGTCGATTGCTTTTATCAGGGGCCGAATTTCCTGGTCATTCATCCGGAAGAATGCATCGACTGCAATGCGTGCGTACCGGTCTGTCCGACCGAAGCGATCTATGCGGACGATGAGTTGCCCGAGGAATGGGCCCATTACCTGGAATGGAACGAGCACCTTGCCAATCAATGGCGCGATCTCGGATACAATATCACCGAGAAAATCGAGGGGCTCCCGGACGCGGAGGAATGGGAGGGCAAGGAAAAATCCGAGGAAGACATTCTCACCTGGGAGACCGACTAA